One genomic region from Plasmodium chabaudi chabaudi strain AS genome assembly, chromosome: 7 encodes:
- a CDS encoding apicoplast ribosomal protein S14p/S29e precursor, putative: MLNFIKWLIAYFILVQTTAFSIKERHSRYLFLNNYNPIFKKRVTQNNINNFHRLNLKKRLDPNNKYTVLKRHEAKIQRNLKRKYLIEKYKEKRALLKKYISEASSPIEYVYWKYKLSSLPRDSCPVRYRNRCAITGRARGYYKFFGLCRHQARALIQKMFFPGFVKASW, encoded by the exons ATGctgaattttataaaatggtTAATTGCCTATTTCATTTTAGTCCAAACAACTGCTTTTAGTATCAAGGAGAGGCATAGTcgctatttatttttaaataactaCAACCCGATTTTCAAAAAGAGAGTaacacaaaataatataaacaattttcatcgtttaaatttaaaaaagagaTTAGATCcaaataacaaatatacAGTATTAAAAAGGCATGAAGCTAAGATTCAAagaaatttaaaaaggaaatatcTTATTGAAAAATACAAAGAAAAACGGGCAttgctaaaaaaatatatatcagaAGCCTCATCTCCTATTGAATATGTTTATTGGAAGTACAAACTATCTTCCTTGCCAAGGGATTCATGCCCTGTCCGATATAGGAACCGATGTGCAATTACCG gaCGAGCAAGaggatattataaattttttggcCTGTGTAGGCATCAAGCACGGGCTTTAAtccaaaaaatgtttttccCAGGTTTTGTTAAAGCAAGTTGGTag